TCGTTCCAGGTAAGGGAGCTTCGCCTTCGAACGGCAACACAATCACTCTCCGTTTGTCTGCCGCTGCATCTTCAGGCGCGATAAGAGTTTCGTTTTCAAGCACCGAGAGATTTGGAATTGCAGGCGTTGCAACCGGGTCTATTTGCACTGTAACCGTACGATTTTCGGGCAACTGAATCTCCGAAGCATTTGAAAACTCTAGTTCGAACTCGCGCACTTCATCGCTTGCGACTGGTAATAGCTCGACATCAATCGCAATCAATTCACTACCGGCAGCGACAAACGCATTCGTCAAATTTACTTCTGAGAAATCAATACCGGAGGCCGCACTGCCATTACGGCTGCGAACGCTAAGCGCCCCATCCGTTGGTAATGGCATTGAAAAATCAAAATAGAGCGTCACTTGCTCTGCGGCGCCTGCTTGAGGAGTAGGCACACGAATTAAACTTGGTGTGAGAACTAAATTAGGTGTCGGCGCCTTCGCACCTGAATCCTCTATATTCACGCCAAACGAGCGATTATCCGGTAAATCCATTCCTTGCGCATCGTATAACTCAACACGCAAAGATGTATTCGCCGCTTCATTGACCCGCGCAAGTAATGTTAGAGGAATCGCAATTTCTGCACTCCCCGCCGGAGCGCTGATACGCCCGTCGAAGTCGACATAATGCAGTCCCGCCTTAGCACTTTCCTCAATAAAACTGACACCAACAGAGCCGGCATCAGCTAATCTTTCACTCAATACCAAGCGAATTGTCTTCTCATCACTTCCCGAGAGTGGCTCATGAAACGTAACTTCTGAAGGTACTGATAATTGTGGGGTCGACCCAGCGCCCACATTACTATTCACTATCTCTATATCGATGGTACGAGTTTCGGGCAAAACCACGCCATCCGATGAGACTAGCTGCAATTCGAAGTTTAAATTTTGGCTCGCTTCTGCATCATGCAAAAGTTCCAACTCAAGACTAAACTCGCTCGCACCTGCAGCTAAAGTTTGCGTATTTGTACCCGTTGCATCGACCGCATTAAAGTGAGTTCCAGCCTGTGCCGAACCATCGACCGTGCGCCATGCAATAGTCGCTTCCTCTAACAGGGTTTCAGAAAGCGCAAACACAAGCGGGTAGCTGATTTGACCACGTTCAGCGGTTGGCATGCGCAAACTCAGCTGTTCTGGTATTAAAAGCTCGGGCGTTGCACTCGCAGATGAGTCTGGATAACTCACCGTCACCTCAACTTCGCGATTTCCTGGTAAATCAAAGCCGTCTGCCGCCAAGAATTGCAATCGGAAGCTACGATCTTCTGCGTCGGTATCCCCTATCAAGGTAAGAAAGAACGTCAATTCATCTGCACCTTGTTCGGCATTACAAACCGAGCCTGAGCAATTCGTGCCTGATATCTCGCCATAATGTTCATTCTCAAGGGCACTTCCAGAAACTGTATGGATGGTCACCCCACTGTCTTCAAGTAACGAGTTAGAAAAAGGAATCACTACAGAGAACTCATCACTTCCAGCCGGCGGTGCAATAAAGCTGAGCGACTCAGGAAGGTTCAACACTGGAACTTCCTGCTCTGAACCGCCCTCCGATTGACCACGCGGTTCAATCGTAATCGTTTGGGAAACACTCGCCCCTAATGTTGCATTCGTCGCACCGGTC
This genomic interval from Idiomarinaceae bacterium HL-53 contains the following:
- a CDS encoding Calx-beta domain-containing protein; protein product: MNYATYLSRILNATLILFSLLLLSACDETHPDDLPGGVNNPYPEASVAPESSVAIEAADETLVFPVAVTLSRPAPEAGEVRYRLVANTATEGRDYEVTGSTVSFAEGERQVQIQLQLLNDESRSSARELILELTGATNATLGASVSQTITIEPRGQSEGGSEQEVPVLNLPESLSFIAPPAGSDEFSVVIPFSNSLLEDSGVTIHTVSGSALENEHYGEISGTNCSGSVCNAEQGADELTFFLTLIGDTDAEDRSFRLQFLAADGFDLPGNREVEVTVSYPDSSASATPELLIPEQLSLRMPTAERGQISYPLVFALSETLLEEATIAWRTVDGSAQAGTHFNAVDATGTNTQTLAAGASEFSLELELLHDAEASQNLNFELQLVSSDGVVLPETRTIDIEIVNSNVGAGSTPQLSVPSEVTFHEPLSGSDEKTIRLVLSERLADAGSVGVSFIEESAKAGLHYVDFDGRISAPAGSAEIAIPLTLLARVNEAANTSLRVELYDAQGMDLPDNRSFGVNIEDSGAKAPTPNLVLTPSLIRVPTPQAGAAEQVTLYFDFSMPLPTDGALSVRSRNGSAASGIDFSEVNLTNAFVAAGSELIAIDVELLPVASDEVREFELEFSNASEIQLPENRTVTVQIDPVATPAIPNLSVLENETLIAPEDAAADKRRVIVLPFEGEAPLPGTIRVTTRDGSAVAGTDFNLVDTDPQFAVGDNEIVIAFDLEPVAAAVSFELILLSAENATLPTEAEDRVIPITIEPF